One Halostagnicola kamekurae DNA segment encodes these proteins:
- a CDS encoding geranylgeranyl reductase family protein yields the protein MYDFVVVGVGPPGARFARRAAENGHDVLALEKGSIGEPLACSGHVSTDLWEFTGADAREDLLQNEVRGARFHVGGPGSDAYPFYKDEVVSNVIDRVGLDRHLADLARDAGADVRDEHTVTAVRESTDSVEVDVSGPDGTETFEAKMVAGCDGPRSRVRDALSLPEPDELLHGVLAFSDEADHEDFVDVHLTAPRFFAWRIPRGDAGVEYGLAAPPGVQVNKHFEELVDGYEVDVSHRCSGAIPIGPPDRVTTRRGFLLGDAAAQTKPFTGGGILYSMTCADHAAREIDPDRPTTLAAYEHAWRAELEREQRLGHLIRRAYSLPEPVQRIGLGALSGEIGVHMDRPTSAFSLEHVQAMVSSLRR from the coding sequence ATGTACGATTTCGTCGTCGTCGGCGTCGGCCCGCCGGGGGCGAGGTTCGCCCGTCGGGCGGCCGAGAACGGCCACGACGTGCTCGCACTCGAGAAGGGATCGATCGGCGAGCCGCTGGCCTGCTCGGGACACGTCAGCACCGACCTCTGGGAGTTCACCGGCGCGGATGCTCGCGAGGACCTCCTACAGAACGAGGTTCGCGGCGCTCGATTTCACGTGGGTGGACCGGGCAGCGACGCCTACCCGTTCTACAAGGACGAGGTCGTTTCGAACGTGATCGACCGGGTGGGGTTGGATCGCCACCTCGCGGACCTCGCCCGGGACGCGGGCGCGGACGTTCGGGACGAACACACCGTGACCGCCGTTCGCGAGTCGACCGATTCCGTCGAGGTCGACGTCTCGGGCCCCGACGGAACCGAGACGTTCGAGGCGAAGATGGTCGCCGGCTGCGACGGCCCGCGCTCGAGGGTTCGAGACGCTTTGTCGCTGCCGGAACCGGACGAACTGCTCCACGGGGTGCTCGCCTTTTCGGACGAGGCAGACCACGAGGACTTCGTCGACGTACATCTCACCGCGCCGCGGTTTTTCGCGTGGCGGATCCCCCGCGGCGACGCCGGCGTGGAGTACGGCCTCGCCGCGCCGCCGGGCGTGCAGGTGAACAAACACTTCGAAGAACTCGTCGACGGCTACGAGGTCGACGTTTCACACCGCTGTTCGGGGGCGATCCCGATCGGCCCGCCGGATCGAGTGACGACGCGTCGGGGCTTCCTACTCGGGGACGCGGCCGCCCAGACGAAACCGTTCACCGGGGGCGGCATCCTCTACAGCATGACCTGCGCCGACCACGCCGCCCGCGAGATCGATCCCGACCGTCCGACGACGCTCGCGGCCTACGAACACGCCTGGCGCGCGGAACTCGAGCGCGAACAGCGACTCGGCCACCTCATTCGTCGAGCTTACTCGCTGCCCGAACCCGTCCAGCGAATCGGACTCGGTGCGCTCTCCGGCGAGATCGGCGTCCACATGGACCGGCCGACCTCCGCGTTCTCGCTCGAGCACGTCCAGGCGATGGTCTCGAGCCTGCGGCGGTAG
- a CDS encoding type II toxin-antitoxin system HicA family toxin, which yields MGRRTFSGMEVIKVLVNGGGFEWRRTTGDHAQLYYEHPTNEDDRRRVTVPLHDELRTGTLRAIADDAGARNFDAFCTWIDHNS from the coding sequence ATGGGGAGACGGACGTTTTCCGGTATGGAAGTCATAAAAGTGCTGGTTAACGGCGGCGGGTTCGAATGGCGACGAACGACCGGTGACCACGCCCAACTGTATTACGAACATCCAACGAATGAGGACGACCGAAGACGCGTCACGGTCCCGCTACACGACGAGCTCCGAACGGGGACGCTACGCGCCATTGCCGACGATGCGGGCGCACGAAACTTTGACGCCTTCTGTACGTGGATCGACCACAATTCGTGA
- a CDS encoding type II toxin-antitoxin system HicB family antitoxin codes for MASSTSEGSGHDHEIRLWREDDWWIAKDVDSGVTTQGPSRSRALDNLDEAVALHNGETGSQPTDEELRELGIDPAENTTGDQELPDILK; via the coding sequence ATGGCCAGTTCGACGAGCGAAGGGAGTGGCCACGACCACGAGATCCGCCTCTGGCGAGAGGACGACTGGTGGATCGCAAAAGACGTTGATTCGGGCGTAACTACGCAAGGTCCGTCCCGTAGTCGTGCACTCGATAATCTCGATGAAGCAGTCGCACTCCACAATGGCGAAACTGGCAGCCAGCCAACCGATGAGGAGCTTCGAGAGCTGGGAATCGATCCTGCAGAGAATACGACTGGTGACCAAGAACTGCCGGATATCCTGAAGTGA
- a CDS encoding DUF6432 family protein: MKAKSEYRDRERTQVAVLDELVNNLEDGMTVFELRAAVSVEIDELEDALATLKDDGLIDVDRTGGRAVIKPDDRVVPDVSEDEEAGEESLGEWIRERLPF; the protein is encoded by the coding sequence ATGAAAGCGAAGTCTGAGTACCGGGATCGAGAGCGAACGCAGGTGGCGGTACTCGACGAACTCGTCAACAACCTCGAGGACGGCATGACCGTCTTCGAACTTCGCGCTGCCGTCTCCGTCGAGATCGACGAGCTCGAGGACGCGCTGGCGACGCTCAAAGACGACGGGCTGATCGACGTCGATCGAACCGGCGGGCGGGCGGTCATCAAACCCGACGATCGAGTCGTTCCCGACGTTTCGGAGGACGAGGAAGCGGGGGAAGAGTCACTCGGGGAGTGGATTCGCGAGCGGCTCCCGTTTTAG
- a CDS encoding DUF5611 family protein: MKEYKMRRGEHLEDRIPDMEATVEEYFGPITGTEEYKGSDLYVVEEPDNPVFERIVVGAVEYSGKKDKLGVDFVERDPAELGPDELEAAGDAVSAKNEFLLEATARDAKSRRDSLKRSVEDDPDHDL; encoded by the coding sequence ATGAAGGAGTACAAGATGCGACGTGGTGAGCACCTCGAGGATCGGATTCCCGACATGGAAGCCACGGTCGAGGAGTACTTCGGACCAATCACCGGCACCGAGGAGTACAAGGGAAGCGACCTCTACGTCGTCGAGGAACCGGACAACCCGGTTTTCGAGCGTATCGTCGTCGGCGCGGTCGAGTACTCCGGCAAGAAGGACAAACTCGGTGTCGACTTCGTCGAGCGCGACCCCGCCGAACTCGGCCCCGACGAACTCGAGGCCGCAGGCGACGCCGTCTCGGCGAAAAACGAGTTCCTCCTCGAGGCGACCGCTCGGGACGCCAAATCTCGACGCGACTCGCTGAAGCGATCCGTCGAGGACGACCCGGACCACGACCTGTAG
- the lysS gene encoding lysine--tRNA ligase has protein sequence MSPEPNADETTDSSSPYTLQHEDGSETHHAFWADDVADRVEDRDPDEPIVIKGGISPSGVPHLGNVNEIMRGYFVAEVLRERGHEVTQVFTADDRDPLRGLPRTLCDLEGNLVDLGEVNAGALGRNLGSPYTDIPDPFGCCDSYGEHFSRIIEDSAAAVDVPIEFVSTTELYESGELEEITRHVLENRDTAREVLSKYQDKVDENGDYVPFNPICAECGKITETVTDVDLEAGTVEYRCTDMDAGDQTIEGCGHEGTATLRDGKLPWRFEWPAQWQALGVDFEPFGKDHAEGSWPSGIDVAENVLGIEPPVPMVYEWFTLDGEPFSSSAGNVILVSDVLELIEPEVLRYFFAKDPSKARDFSVERLDLLVDEFDRFEAVYYGEVEASEDERAFAERVYPLVVDEPDEDRIRLPYTFAAVLGMTDDPDLREEIARREGHIPEDASEQAIADALGRVEQARNWARRTENEFDYELKREAIPDHDFDETTEVALEELADFVEEGHGPDEIQEEIYETAKRHEVDMGSFFGAGYRLFFDEEQGPKLGPFLAKVDREFVVARLRRER, from the coding sequence ATGAGCCCCGAACCGAACGCCGACGAAACGACCGACTCGAGCAGCCCCTACACGCTCCAGCACGAGGACGGGAGCGAGACCCACCACGCCTTCTGGGCCGACGACGTTGCAGACAGGGTCGAGGACCGAGACCCCGACGAACCGATCGTGATCAAGGGCGGCATCTCGCCGTCGGGCGTTCCCCACCTCGGAAACGTAAACGAGATCATGCGCGGCTACTTCGTCGCCGAGGTCCTTCGGGAACGCGGCCACGAGGTCACGCAGGTGTTCACCGCCGACGACCGCGATCCGCTTCGCGGGCTCCCGCGAACGCTCTGTGATCTCGAGGGGAACCTCGTCGATTTGGGCGAGGTAAACGCCGGCGCGCTCGGTCGAAACCTCGGCTCGCCATACACCGACATCCCCGATCCCTTCGGGTGCTGTGACTCCTACGGCGAGCACTTCTCGCGGATCATCGAAGACAGCGCGGCGGCCGTCGACGTGCCGATCGAGTTCGTCTCGACCACCGAACTCTACGAGAGCGGCGAGCTCGAGGAGATCACCCGACACGTCCTCGAGAACCGCGACACCGCCCGCGAGGTACTCTCGAAGTACCAGGACAAGGTCGACGAAAACGGCGACTACGTCCCCTTCAATCCGATCTGTGCCGAGTGTGGCAAGATAACGGAGACGGTGACCGACGTCGATCTCGAAGCGGGAACCGTCGAGTACCGCTGTACGGACATGGACGCCGGCGACCAGACGATCGAGGGCTGTGGCCACGAGGGAACCGCCACACTCCGAGACGGAAAGCTGCCGTGGCGCTTCGAGTGGCCGGCCCAGTGGCAGGCGCTGGGCGTCGACTTCGAGCCGTTCGGCAAGGACCACGCCGAAGGCTCGTGGCCGAGCGGTATCGACGTCGCGGAGAACGTCCTCGGCATCGAACCGCCCGTTCCGATGGTCTACGAGTGGTTCACGCTCGACGGCGAACCCTTCTCGTCGTCCGCGGGGAACGTGATTCTTGTCTCGGACGTACTGGAACTGATCGAGCCGGAAGTCCTCCGATACTTCTTCGCGAAGGATCCGAGCAAGGCTCGAGACTTCAGCGTCGAACGGCTCGACCTGCTGGTCGACGAGTTCGACCGCTTCGAGGCGGTGTATTACGGCGAGGTCGAGGCGAGCGAGGACGAGCGGGCGTTCGCAGAACGGGTCTATCCGCTGGTCGTCGACGAGCCGGACGAAGACCGAATCCGGCTGCCCTACACCTTCGCCGCGGTGCTCGGCATGACCGACGATCCTGACCTTCGGGAGGAGATCGCCCGCCGAGAGGGCCACATTCCGGAGGACGCATCGGAGCAGGCGATCGCAGACGCGCTCGGTCGCGTCGAGCAGGCTCGCAACTGGGCGCGTCGCACCGAGAACGAGTTCGACTACGAACTCAAACGCGAGGCGATCCCGGACCACGACTTCGACGAGACGACCGAAGTCGCACTCGAGGAGCTCGCGGACTTCGTCGAGGAGGGCCACGGCCCCGACGAGATTCAAGAGGAGATCTACGAGACGGCAAAGCGCCACGAGGTCGACATGGGCTCCTTTTTCGGCGCGGGTTACAGGCTCTTTTTCGACGAAGAACAGGGACCCAAGCTCGGACCGTTCCTCGCGAAGGTCGATCGGGAGTTCGTCGTCGCCCGCCTGCGGCGCGAACGATAG
- a CDS encoding site-2 protease family protein, which translates to MEYGPLAAASPAFLEPITSGGIVSWILVGIAAYWLGIIALRNRGWLPSYVETQGPILTVHTKRGRAFLDWLAKPKRFWRAWANFGVGIAIVVMVSMFVFLLFAAFGAIMSQEPSSVQTPRNVLVIPGVNDFLPLSATPGIVFGLLVGLVVHEGGHGLLCRVEDIEIDSMGVAMLAVLPIGAFVEPEQESSRNASRGGQTRMFAAGVTNNFAITIVAFALLFGPVAGSIAVAPGATIAGSAPGSPAATADIGANDRITAVDGTPVESNGDLESLLAETDSEEVEIELNGEETTTVERSLLVTAAIEGGPVDVGVGDRILEVDGEEVGTEAGFYDAVGDAETVALTVERGDGGETIQLEDVPIGSTVQVAPDAPLAEAGASTDEPLTITALGDQRIQSTEDLSDFLSETEPGQDVAVSGYADGERVEYDVTLDEHPEFDYELIGVQSTFEEASGISMSDLGVQYYPAGDYLAILGGEQSGGFGGGIVDSFLGKAALVLFLPIIGITPMMPFNFAGFTGGVQNFYEAQGALAAFGDGPVFVAANLLFWTGWINVQLGFFNCVPAFPLDGGHILRTSTEAIASRLPFEATRGMVRAVTTAVGITMLGSFLAMLFAPGMLN; encoded by the coding sequence ATGGAGTACGGTCCCCTCGCAGCCGCGTCGCCCGCGTTCCTCGAGCCGATCACGTCGGGCGGAATCGTATCGTGGATTCTCGTGGGTATCGCGGCCTACTGGCTCGGGATCATCGCGCTTCGGAATCGAGGGTGGCTCCCGTCGTACGTCGAGACGCAGGGGCCCATTCTGACGGTTCACACGAAACGCGGGCGAGCCTTCCTCGACTGGCTCGCGAAACCGAAGCGGTTCTGGCGAGCGTGGGCGAACTTCGGCGTCGGCATCGCCATCGTGGTGATGGTGAGCATGTTCGTCTTCCTCCTGTTCGCGGCCTTCGGTGCGATCATGTCGCAGGAGCCCTCGAGCGTACAGACGCCCCGAAACGTGCTGGTGATCCCCGGCGTCAACGACTTCCTCCCGCTCTCTGCGACGCCGGGTATCGTGTTCGGACTGCTCGTCGGATTGGTCGTCCACGAGGGCGGACACGGTCTGCTCTGTCGCGTCGAGGACATCGAGATCGACTCGATGGGCGTCGCGATGCTCGCCGTCCTGCCGATCGGCGCGTTCGTCGAGCCCGAACAGGAGAGCTCGAGAAACGCGAGCCGCGGCGGGCAGACGCGCATGTTCGCCGCTGGCGTGACGAACAACTTCGCGATCACGATCGTCGCGTTCGCGCTGTTGTTCGGCCCGGTCGCGGGCTCGATCGCCGTCGCGCCCGGCGCGACGATCGCCGGCTCGGCACCCGGCTCTCCGGCTGCGACCGCCGACATCGGCGCGAACGATCGGATCACCGCCGTCGACGGCACGCCGGTCGAATCCAACGGCGACCTCGAGAGCCTGCTCGCAGAGACCGACAGCGAGGAAGTCGAGATCGAACTCAACGGCGAGGAAACGACGACCGTCGAGCGCTCCTTGCTCGTGACCGCCGCGATCGAGGGCGGCCCCGTCGACGTCGGCGTCGGCGATCGGATCCTCGAGGTCGACGGAGAGGAGGTCGGCACTGAAGCCGGCTTCTACGACGCCGTCGGGGACGCCGAAACCGTCGCACTCACGGTCGAACGCGGCGACGGCGGAGAGACGATCCAGCTCGAGGACGTGCCGATCGGTTCGACGGTGCAAGTCGCCCCCGACGCGCCGCTTGCCGAGGCGGGCGCGTCGACGGACGAGCCGCTCACGATCACGGCGCTCGGCGACCAACGCATCCAGTCGACCGAGGACCTCAGCGACTTCCTTTCGGAGACCGAACCCGGCCAGGACGTCGCCGTGTCGGGCTACGCCGACGGTGAACGCGTCGAGTACGACGTGACCCTCGACGAACATCCGGAGTTCGACTACGAACTAATCGGGGTACAGAGCACGTTCGAGGAAGCGTCGGGAATCTCGATGAGTGATCTCGGTGTGCAGTACTACCCCGCGGGCGACTACCTCGCGATTCTCGGCGGCGAGCAAAGCGGCGGATTCGGCGGCGGGATCGTCGACTCGTTCCTCGGAAAGGCCGCCCTCGTGTTGTTCCTCCCGATCATCGGCATCACGCCGATGATGCCGTTCAACTTCGCCGGCTTCACCGGCGGGGTCCAGAACTTCTACGAGGCACAGGGAGCGCTTGCGGCGTTCGGCGACGGGCCGGTGTTCGTCGCCGCGAACCTGCTTTTCTGGACCGGGTGGATCAACGTCCAACTCGGCTTTTTCAACTGCGTCCCCGCGTTCCCGCTCGACGGGGGCCACATCCTCCGGACGAGCACGGAAGCGATCGCCTCCCGGTTACCGTTCGAGGCGACTCGAGGCATGGTCCGTGCGGTCACGACGGCCGTCGGCATCACGATGTTGGGGAGCTTCCTCGCGATGTTGTTCGCGCCGGGAATGTTAAATTGA
- the ygfZ gene encoding CAF17-like 4Fe-4S cluster assembly/insertion protein YgfZ, translated as MSVIESRHEDHGATFGDRGDRTVVEHYGRPERAHMAVRNAVGLIESAYGVVVVEGADRLEYVDNVVTNRVPSADGEGCYALVLDPQGGIEIELYVYNAGERLLLFTPPDRADDLASEWSEKVFIQDVEIRVATDEFGTFGVHGPKATEKVASVLNQTSTPDERYSFVRGSMGDEGVTVIRTDALTGEESYEVICGADDAAAVYDTLLNQGLNAAPFGYRTWDTLSLEAGSPLFETELEGRIPNVLGLDHAVDYEKGCFVGQEVVSRVENRGRPSKRLVGLSLEDRAADGDGEGEDDDGDRAIPASGAAVFDGDDAVGEITRADVSPMLEYPIALATVDYDLETTELTVRVDGEEVPATREPLPFVEGSDQSARLPVYE; from the coding sequence ATGAGCGTTATCGAGTCGCGACACGAGGACCACGGAGCGACGTTCGGCGACCGAGGCGATCGGACCGTCGTCGAACATTACGGACGGCCGGAACGGGCACACATGGCCGTTCGAAACGCGGTCGGACTGATCGAATCCGCCTATGGCGTCGTCGTGGTGGAGGGAGCGGACCGCCTCGAGTACGTCGACAACGTCGTGACGAATCGAGTGCCGAGCGCGGACGGCGAGGGCTGTTACGCGCTCGTCCTCGATCCCCAGGGCGGCATCGAGATCGAACTCTACGTCTACAACGCGGGCGAGCGACTGCTGTTGTTCACCCCGCCAGACCGCGCCGACGACCTGGCCTCGGAGTGGTCGGAAAAGGTGTTCATCCAGGACGTCGAGATTCGGGTCGCGACCGACGAGTTCGGGACCTTCGGCGTCCACGGCCCGAAGGCGACCGAGAAGGTCGCAAGCGTGTTGAACCAGACCTCGACGCCCGACGAGCGCTACTCGTTCGTCCGCGGGTCGATGGGCGATGAGGGCGTGACCGTGATCCGAACCGACGCGCTCACCGGCGAGGAGAGCTACGAGGTGATCTGTGGGGCCGACGACGCGGCGGCCGTCTACGACACCCTCCTGAACCAGGGACTGAACGCCGCACCCTTCGGCTACCGAACCTGGGACACGCTCTCGCTCGAGGCCGGTTCGCCCCTCTTCGAGACCGAACTCGAGGGACGGATTCCGAACGTCCTCGGGCTCGACCACGCCGTCGACTACGAGAAGGGCTGTTTCGTCGGCCAGGAGGTCGTCTCGAGGGTCGAGAACCGCGGGCGGCCGAGCAAGCGCCTCGTGGGGCTGTCGCTCGAAGACCGAGCGGCGGACGGAGACGGCGAGGGGGAAGACGACGACGGCGACCGCGCGATTCCCGCGAGCGGCGCGGCCGTGTTCGACGGCGACGACGCCGTCGGCGAGATCACCCGCGCCGACGTGAGCCCGATGCTTGAGTACCCGATCGCGCTCGCGACGGTCGATTACGACCTCGAGACCACGGAGCTAACGGTTCGCGTCGACGGCGAAGAGGTGCCCGCGACGCGAGAGCCGCTGCCGTTCGTCGAGGGGTCGGATCAATCGGCGCGACTACCCGTCTACGAGTAG
- the pyrH gene encoding UMP kinase: MKVVVSIGGSVLVPDPSSARVAEHADVVETLVSEGCRVGAVVGGGGVARDYIGAARELDANEIELDQLGIDVTRLNARLLIAALSEESVTAPAHNYEEASEALRRGDICVMGGVAPAQTTDAVGAALAEYVDADLLIYATSVSGVYSDDPNETDGATKYDELTASELVDVIAGLEMNAGASAPVDLLAAKIIERSGMRTIVLDGTDPDRIAEAVRRGEHDGTDVIPERAGEEPTYWASDEQ, encoded by the coding sequence ATGAAAGTGGTCGTTTCTATCGGTGGCAGCGTTCTCGTGCCGGACCCGAGTTCGGCTCGAGTCGCAGAACACGCCGACGTCGTCGAAACCCTCGTCTCGGAAGGGTGTCGCGTCGGCGCCGTCGTCGGGGGCGGCGGCGTCGCTCGGGACTACATCGGCGCCGCCCGCGAACTCGACGCGAACGAGATCGAACTCGATCAGCTCGGGATCGACGTAACCCGGCTGAACGCCCGATTGCTCATCGCCGCACTCAGCGAGGAGTCGGTCACCGCGCCCGCACACAACTACGAGGAAGCCAGTGAGGCGCTGCGCCGGGGAGACATCTGCGTCATGGGCGGCGTCGCACCCGCACAGACGACCGACGCCGTGGGGGCGGCCCTCGCGGAATACGTCGACGCCGACCTGTTGATCTACGCGACGAGCGTCTCGGGCGTCTACAGCGACGACCCCAACGAAACCGACGGCGCCACGAAGTACGACGAACTCACCGCGAGCGAACTCGTCGACGTGATCGCGGGCCTCGAGATGAACGCGGGGGCGTCCGCGCCAGTCGACCTGCTGGCGGCCAAAATCATCGAGCGGTCGGGCATGCGCACGATCGTCCTCGACGGCACCGACCCGGACCGAATCGCGGAGGCCGTTCGACGCGGGGAACACGACGGGACCGACGTCATTCCGGAGCGAGCGGGCGAGGAGCCGACCTACTGGGCGAGCGACGAGCAATGA
- a CDS encoding DUF7093 family protein has product MVLRCSLLGHNYGEPEVDREREERGSEVVLTVTEFQACQRCGERNVISENTEVTSIVPGDRAARSRDEPVEPDEQRPSTSESDGQQPAVGESPGQGPPAGDAAPTREREPTATSDAVGSTDDQAAASGPDSAAGAHAAGGETGATAAEGDEELEVPTDENGDPIVDDGEILEDEPTDSSVGDRRHGEWPDSEDVGPPVDTSDEPPAWPEDEQADGDVDTDDRAAEPETQPEDDAVILENDSGSASASTTETDKQFDYSVSATGESEASETDSKAAAGVDATASAPEREATAAESTGPETGIASAQSAPVPGESSPTDGARTEFYCPQCSFVAPGDSGSLRTGDICPECKKGYLGERNA; this is encoded by the coding sequence ATGGTACTGCGATGTTCGCTGCTCGGTCACAACTACGGCGAGCCCGAAGTCGACCGCGAGCGCGAAGAACGGGGCAGCGAAGTCGTCCTCACTGTTACCGAGTTTCAAGCGTGTCAACGCTGCGGTGAGCGAAACGTCATCAGCGAAAACACGGAGGTGACGAGTATCGTTCCCGGTGACAGAGCGGCTCGATCCCGTGACGAACCCGTTGAACCCGACGAGCAGCGCCCATCGACCAGCGAATCCGACGGGCAGCAGCCGGCGGTCGGCGAGTCGCCCGGTCAAGGGCCACCGGCCGGCGACGCGGCTCCGACCCGCGAGCGCGAGCCGACCGCCACATCGGACGCCGTCGGTTCTACCGACGATCAGGCCGCGGCTTCGGGACCGGATTCCGCTGCCGGTGCGCACGCTGCGGGCGGAGAGACCGGAGCGACCGCGGCCGAAGGCGACGAGGAACTCGAGGTTCCGACGGACGAAAACGGTGACCCGATCGTCGATGACGGCGAAATTCTCGAGGACGAGCCGACCGACTCGAGCGTCGGCGACCGACGCCACGGCGAGTGGCCCGATTCCGAAGACGTCGGACCGCCGGTCGACACGTCCGACGAGCCGCCCGCCTGGCCCGAGGACGAGCAGGCCGACGGCGACGTCGATACCGACGACCGAGCAGCCGAACCCGAAACCCAGCCCGAAGACGACGCGGTGATTCTCGAGAACGATTCGGGTTCTGCGTCGGCCTCGACGACCGAAACCGACAAACAGTTCGATTACAGCGTCAGTGCGACCGGCGAGTCGGAGGCGTCGGAGACTGATTCCAAGGCCGCCGCTGGCGTCGACGCCACGGCGTCCGCTCCCGAACGCGAGGCGACGGCTGCGGAGTCGACGGGGCCCGAAACCGGCATCGCCAGCGCCCAAAGCGCACCCGTTCCCGGCGAAAGTTCGCCGACGGACGGTGCGAGAACGGAGTTTTACTGTCCGCAGTGTTCCTTCGTCGCGCCGGGTGACAGTGGTTCGCTCCGAACCGGCGACATCTGTCCGGAGTGCAAGAAGGGCTATCTCGGCGAGCGAAACGCGTAG
- a CDS encoding heme-binding protein, which yields MERRRPPQTEEGWYVFHDFRAIDWDAWRDAPERRRQQAIEEGIEYLSACERLEDAAEGDSATYGILGHKADLMFLHLRPSPADLDVLERRFEHTALAEFTEQVDSYVSVTEVSGYMSEEYFEEDSEVEDTGMAQYIESRLKPEIPDYEYANFYPMDKRRDEEWNWYDLSFEERAEYMSGHGEIGKQYAGRVTQIISGSIGLDDFEWGVTLFGDDPTDIKELLYEMRFDPSSSRFGEFGRFLFGRRFAPENLGAYLAGEFVPQEAASSGHGHGHGETGDGHHHGGSEGHGDSNEGSHHGAGHGGGDDHGDEDDASIREELEDVGVYAGQPHGEDVHAVVLYSEADPEDLFEEVEGLRSNFDHYDTHVKTAVYEGSSDDAETAVVSLWETERAASTAAGFLSDLPEIVRQAGDDESDSWGTMGMFYTVKDEYHGDFVDTFGDVAGVLADMDGHRKTDLLVNRENELDMFIASRWDSREDAMEFFRSDAFSETVEFGRDVLADRPRHVFLA from the coding sequence ATGGAACGACGCAGACCGCCACAGACCGAGGAGGGTTGGTACGTCTTTCACGACTTCCGGGCGATCGACTGGGACGCCTGGCGAGACGCCCCCGAACGTCGCCGCCAGCAGGCGATCGAGGAAGGCATCGAGTATCTCTCGGCGTGCGAGCGACTCGAGGACGCCGCGGAAGGCGACTCGGCGACGTACGGAATCCTCGGCCACAAGGCCGATCTCATGTTCTTGCACCTGCGGCCGTCGCCGGCCGATCTCGACGTGCTCGAGCGGCGGTTCGAACACACCGCGCTCGCGGAGTTCACCGAACAGGTCGACTCCTACGTCTCGGTGACCGAAGTCTCGGGGTACATGTCCGAGGAGTACTTCGAGGAAGACAGCGAGGTCGAGGACACCGGGATGGCCCAGTACATCGAGTCGCGGCTTAAACCCGAGATTCCGGACTACGAGTACGCGAACTTCTACCCGATGGACAAGCGCCGCGACGAGGAGTGGAACTGGTACGATCTCTCCTTCGAGGAGCGCGCCGAGTACATGTCCGGCCACGGCGAGATCGGCAAGCAGTACGCCGGCCGGGTCACCCAGATCATCTCCGGCAGCATCGGCCTCGACGACTTCGAGTGGGGCGTCACGCTCTTCGGTGACGATCCGACCGACATCAAGGAACTACTGTACGAGATGCGCTTTGATCCCTCGAGTTCGCGCTTCGGGGAATTCGGCCGCTTCCTCTTCGGCCGCCGGTTCGCACCCGAGAATCTCGGCGCGTACCTCGCCGGCGAGTTCGTCCCCCAGGAGGCCGCGAGTTCGGGGCACGGACACGGCCACGGCGAGACAGGAGACGGCCACCACCACGGCGGATCTGAAGGCCACGGCGACTCGAACGAAGGCAGTCATCACGGCGCCGGTCATGGCGGCGGGGACGACCACGGCGACGAAGACGACGCGAGCATCCGCGAGGAACTCGAGGACGTCGGGGTCTACGCGGGCCAGCCACACGGCGAGGACGTCCACGCGGTCGTCCTCTACTCAGAAGCCGATCCCGAGGACCTCTTCGAGGAAGTCGAGGGCCTGCGGAGTAACTTCGATCACTACGATACGCACGTGAAGACGGCGGTCTACGAGGGCTCGAGCGACGACGCCGAGACGGCGGTCGTGAGCCTCTGGGAGACCGAACGCGCGGCGAGCACCGCGGCCGGGTTCCTCTCGGATCTGCCCGAAATCGTCCGACAGGCCGGCGACGACGAGTCAGATTCCTGGGGAACGATGGGGATGTTCTACACCGTCAAGGACGAGTACCACGGGGATTTCGTCGACACCTTCGGCGACGTGGCCGGCGTGCTCGCGGACATGGACGGCCACCGCAAGACGGATCTGCTGGTCAATCGCGAGAACGAACTCGACATGTTCATCGCCAGTCGGTGGGATTCGCGCGAGGACGCGATGGAGTTCTTCCGAAGCGACGCGTTCTCCGAGACCGTCGAGTTCGGCCGCGACGTGCTGGCGGACCGACCGCGACACGTCTTCCTCGCCTGA